One Natranaerobius trueperi DNA window includes the following coding sequences:
- a CDS encoding Tex family protein, whose amino-acid sequence MNETILKRVSTEQNFPEGKVSKVISLIKEEGNTVPFVARYRKNETGNLTEEDIRNIIDRYEYLTNLSNRKEEIIETLTKREKLTSELQKAINAAETLQELEEIYKPYKQKKKTRGMKAKEKGLEPLAKLFVQGTITTEEKAYIELEKYVDEEKGINSKEDALQGAKDIIAEQVSEKVENRNDAKGISVTNTLIETSVKDDSKDEKGVYKDYYEYQSNLNKLPLHRVMAVNRGEKEGVLKVNLISPEEKVVEKVVKREVHDLLGYSYEVVLEAIQDSVKRLIVPSIQRELRKTKTEQAEEQAIKVFSQNLERLLMQPPIKGKTILGVDPAYKSGCKLAVVDKTGEMLEVDVMYPTPPFNKKDKAREKVLKIIDNYSVDVIAIGNGTASRETEEFIAETIANVDRDVQYAIVSEDGASVYSASKLAKEEFPELDVQERSAISIARRVLDPLAELVKIDPKSMGVGQYQHDVSQTKLKETVQFVVEKVVNQVGVDVNTASVHLLRYISGLNKKSAQNMVDTRSKLGSFTTRKELKSVKGLGAKTFEQCAGFLRILDGENALDKTAIHPESYKVAQGVLDTLEEGIESLGSQELIDKVNKLIADKAKVRELSETLGTDYYTLEDILEAFKKPLYDPRDELDKPKLKKDVMQLDDLSEGMIMEGEVRNVVDFGAFVDLGLKEDGLIHISHLSEKYVKHPLEVVSVGDVVKVEVISVDKNRGRIGLKRID is encoded by the coding sequence GTGAACGAGACTATCTTAAAAAGAGTTTCAACTGAACAGAATTTTCCTGAAGGAAAAGTTTCTAAAGTTATTTCTCTAATAAAAGAAGAAGGTAATACAGTACCATTTGTAGCAAGATATCGAAAAAATGAGACAGGTAACCTAACTGAAGAAGATATTAGAAATATAATAGACCGATATGAGTATTTAACTAACTTAAGTAATCGTAAAGAAGAGATAATTGAAACTTTAACTAAAAGAGAAAAACTTACTTCTGAGCTACAAAAAGCAATTAATGCTGCTGAAACTTTACAAGAATTAGAAGAAATCTATAAGCCATATAAACAAAAGAAAAAGACTCGAGGTATGAAAGCAAAAGAAAAGGGGTTAGAACCTTTAGCCAAACTTTTTGTACAAGGAACTATTACTACAGAAGAAAAGGCTTACATTGAACTAGAGAAATATGTAGATGAAGAAAAAGGGATAAACTCAAAAGAAGATGCCCTTCAAGGTGCGAAAGATATTATCGCAGAACAGGTATCTGAGAAAGTTGAAAATAGAAATGATGCTAAAGGTATTTCAGTTACAAACACTTTAATAGAAACTTCTGTTAAAGATGATTCTAAGGATGAAAAAGGTGTTTACAAAGACTATTATGAATACCAAAGTAATTTAAATAAATTACCACTACATAGAGTGATGGCTGTTAATCGAGGAGAAAAAGAAGGTGTGTTAAAAGTCAATTTAATTTCTCCAGAAGAAAAAGTAGTTGAAAAAGTAGTAAAAAGAGAAGTTCATGATTTACTAGGGTATTCCTATGAAGTAGTTTTAGAAGCAATACAAGATTCTGTTAAAAGATTAATAGTTCCTTCTATACAAAGAGAACTTAGAAAAACTAAAACCGAACAAGCAGAAGAACAAGCTATTAAAGTGTTTTCTCAGAACCTAGAAAGATTATTAATGCAGCCACCGATAAAAGGTAAAACTATTCTAGGTGTTGACCCAGCTTATAAATCTGGATGCAAATTAGCGGTAGTAGATAAAACAGGTGAAATGTTAGAAGTTGATGTAATGTATCCAACTCCTCCTTTTAACAAAAAAGATAAAGCAAGAGAAAAAGTATTAAAAATCATCGATAATTACAGTGTTGATGTTATAGCAATTGGTAATGGTACAGCTTCAAGAGAAACAGAAGAATTCATAGCAGAAACTATTGCTAATGTAGATAGAGATGTTCAATATGCTATAGTTAGCGAAGATGGAGCTAGTGTTTATTCAGCATCTAAACTAGCTAAAGAAGAATTTCCAGAGTTAGATGTACAAGAACGTAGTGCTATTTCAATAGCTAGAAGAGTATTAGATCCTCTAGCTGAGCTTGTTAAAATTGATCCTAAATCAATGGGAGTAGGCCAGTATCAACACGATGTTTCTCAGACTAAATTAAAAGAAACTGTACAATTTGTTGTAGAAAAAGTTGTTAATCAAGTAGGAGTTGATGTAAATACTGCTTCTGTACATCTACTACGTTATATATCAGGGTTAAATAAAAAAAGTGCGCAAAATATGGTTGATACTAGATCTAAACTAGGTAGCTTTACCACAAGAAAAGAACTCAAATCTGTTAAGGGGTTAGGAGCTAAAACATTTGAACAATGTGCAGGATTTTTGAGAATTTTAGATGGAGAAAATGCATTAGATAAGACTGCTATACATCCCGAGTCTTATAAGGTTGCACAAGGTGTTCTAGATACTTTAGAGGAAGGAATCGAAAGTTTAGGGTCACAAGAACTTATTGATAAAGTTAATAAATTAATCGCAGATAAAGCTAAAGTTCGAGAATTGAGTGAGACTTTAGGAACCGATTATTATACTTTAGAAGATATCTTAGAAGCTTTCAAAAAACCATTATATGATCCTAGAGATGAGTTAGATAAGCCTAAACTAAAGAAAGATGTCATGCAATTAGATGACTTAAGTGAAGGTATGATTATGGAGGGAGAAGTACGAAATGTAGTTGATTTTGGAGCTTTTGTTGATCTTGGACTCAAAGAGGATGGGTTAATTCATATTTCTCACCTTAGTGAAAAATACGTAAAGCATCCTTTAGAAGTTGTTTCAGTTGGAGATGTTGTTAAAGTGGAAGTAATTAGTGTGGATAAAAATCGAGGAAGAATTGGTTTAAAAAGAATAGACTAA
- a CDS encoding muramidase family protein, with amino-acid sequence MTYHKRPPKGRQPRKCPENFQGRYTVQPGDTMFFIAQRVCVDLNDLIAANPHIENPDKIFPGDVLCVPKDDVRPREPKKCPKNFKRYTVQKGDTMFKIAQRFSIDLDKLITANPHIEDPDVIFPGDVLCVPRKRPPRPREPKKCPPDFPKRYTVRKGDTFFSIAKRFSVSVDDLIDANPHIEDPDVIFPGDVLCVPKKKKPEPPEPREPKKCPPDFPKRYTVRETDTFTSIAKRFSVPVDELIAANPHIEDPDEIFPGDVLCVPKKKKPEPPEPREPKKCPPMFKRRYTVEEGDTFISIAREFNVSVDALINANPHIEDPDVLFPGDVLCVPKKPLPDPREPKKCPPKFRRRYTVEEGDTFFIIANKFNVSVDELVEANPHIEDPAVIFPGDVLCVPRKRKW; translated from the coding sequence TTGACCTATCATAAGAGACCACCTAAAGGGCGTCAACCAAGAAAATGTCCTGAAAATTTCCAAGGGAGATATACAGTACAACCAGGAGATACAATGTTCTTTATTGCACAAAGAGTATGTGTTGATCTAAATGACTTAATTGCTGCAAACCCTCATATTGAAAATCCCGATAAAATTTTTCCAGGGGATGTACTATGTGTACCTAAAGATGATGTCAGACCAAGAGAGCCAAAGAAATGTCCTAAAAACTTCAAAAGATATACTGTCCAAAAGGGCGACACCATGTTTAAGATTGCACAACGCTTTAGTATTGATTTAGATAAATTAATTACAGCTAACCCGCACATTGAAGATCCTGATGTAATATTCCCAGGAGATGTATTATGTGTGCCAAGAAAAAGACCACCTAGACCTAGAGAACCTAAAAAGTGTCCTCCTGACTTTCCAAAAAGATATACGGTTAGAAAAGGGGATACCTTTTTCTCTATTGCTAAAAGATTCAGTGTATCCGTAGATGATTTAATAGATGCTAACCCTCATATTGAAGATCCTGATGTAATATTCCCAGGAGATGTACTGTGTGTTCCAAAAAAGAAAAAACCTGAGCCACCAGAGCCTAGAGAGCCTAAAAAATGTCCTCCTGACTTTCCAAAAAGATATACGGTTAGAGAAACAGATACGTTCACCTCTATAGCTAAAAGATTCAGTGTACCAGTAGACGAATTGATAGCTGCCAACCCTCATATTGAAGACCCTGATGAGATCTTTCCAGGAGATGTACTGTGTGTTCCAAAAAAGAAAAAACCTGAGCCACCAGAGCCCAGGGAACCTAAAAAATGTCCTCCAATGTTTAAAAGAAGATATACTGTAGAAGAAGGGGACACTTTTATATCAATAGCTCGTGAGTTTAATGTTTCAGTAGATGCTTTAATTAATGCTAACCCTCATATTGAAGATCCCGATGTACTTTTCCCTGGGGACGTACTCTGTGTTCCAAAGAAACCATTACCAGATCCGAGAGAACCTAAAAAGTGCCCACCTAAATTCCGTAGAAGGTACACTGTAGAGGAAGGGGATACTTTCTTCATTATAGCTAATAAATTCAATGTTTCTGTAGATGAGTTAGTAGAAGCTAACCCTCATATAGAAGATCCGGCTGTAATCTTCCCAGGGGATGTACTCTGTGTTCCTAGAAAGAGGAAGTGGTAA
- a CDS encoding M48 family metallopeptidase, which yields MKIKHKGELIDITIQKRNRKTMELQVTLEGNVRILAPKNISDDDIQNWVRSRGDWVVSKMKYFQDIKEQYTDKQFKVGEQLYFLGKPYTLNIFFCDHENKVELTDNEIQVYTKSEEKEVVRETLRNWYFNQTHKLIEERIRYFQKYFKEQPTKIMVKEQKKRWGSCTSQNALYFNWRISMAPKEVLEYLVVHEMCHLKHKNHGKNFWNCVATILPDFKWRRDWLKVNGIKLNF from the coding sequence ATGAAGATAAAACACAAAGGAGAATTGATAGATATAACTATACAAAAAAGAAATAGAAAAACTATGGAACTTCAAGTCACTCTAGAAGGGAATGTTAGAATTCTTGCACCTAAAAACATTTCTGATGATGATATACAAAATTGGGTTAGAAGTAGAGGAGATTGGGTAGTTTCAAAAATGAAATATTTTCAAGATATAAAAGAACAATATACTGATAAACAATTTAAAGTTGGTGAACAGTTATATTTTTTAGGAAAACCTTATACGCTTAATATATTTTTTTGTGATCATGAAAATAAAGTCGAATTAACAGATAATGAAATACAAGTTTATACTAAGTCTGAAGAAAAAGAGGTAGTAAGAGAAACTCTAAGAAACTGGTATTTTAATCAAACCCATAAACTAATAGAAGAGCGTATAAGATATTTTCAAAAATATTTTAAAGAACAACCTACAAAAATCATGGTTAAGGAACAAAAGAAACGTTGGGGAAGCTGTACATCCCAAAATGCACTTTACTTTAACTGGCGCATTTCTATGGCACCTAAGGAAGTACTAGAATATTTAGTTGTTCACGAAATGTGTCACTTAAAACATAAAAATCATGGGAAAAATTTTTGGAACTGTGTAGCAACTATTTTACCAGATTTTAAATGGCGGCGTGATTGGTTAAAAGTCAACGGTATAAAATTGAATTTTTAA
- a CDS encoding NAD(P)/FAD-dependent oxidoreductase, translating to MHNYDVIVVGAGPAGIYACYELIQQNPKLNILLVEKGKDIYKRSCPILQNKLSKCPPSSEKKDIASCHPNCSITNGFGGAGAYSDGKFNITTEFGGWMTDYLSPSHVLDLIKYVDQINIEHGATSTLSDPTTPAVKDIEKRGLAASLKLLRANVKHLGTEQNLQILQNIFENLKEKIDMIFETKVSDLITKSNSNNNYKIQGIITDDGEEYYGDKVVIVPGRDGSEWLTKVFEKYGLEVSSNQVDVGVRVETLDTIMEEINKNLYEGKFIYRTSVGTTVRSFCSNPSGHVVIENHSGVMLANGHAYKDKSLGSENTNFALLVSHKFSYPFNKPTEYAKSISKLANDLSEGSVLIQSYGDIIKGRRSTEKRINECFIKPTLKEAVPGNLGLVLPYSTMISIIEMIEALDKVTPGIASDHTLLYGVEAKFYSSRPILKNNFETEIEGLYAGGDGAGITRGLAQAGACGVAIARDISNRI from the coding sequence TTGCATAATTATGATGTAATTGTTGTTGGTGCGGGTCCTGCTGGTATTTATGCTTGCTATGAATTAATCCAACAAAACCCTAAGCTAAATATTTTGTTAGTTGAAAAAGGTAAGGATATATATAAAAGATCTTGTCCTATTCTACAAAATAAATTATCTAAATGTCCACCTTCAAGTGAGAAAAAAGATATTGCTAGCTGCCACCCAAACTGTTCTATTACAAATGGATTTGGTGGCGCAGGTGCATATTCTGATGGTAAATTTAATATTACCACAGAATTCGGGGGTTGGATGACTGATTATTTATCACCTTCTCACGTTTTAGACCTTATTAAATATGTAGATCAAATTAATATAGAACATGGTGCTACTTCTACATTATCAGACCCTACAACACCTGCAGTCAAAGATATTGAAAAGCGTGGGTTAGCTGCAAGTCTAAAATTATTAAGAGCTAATGTAAAACATCTTGGAACTGAACAAAACTTACAAATTTTACAAAATATATTTGAGAATTTAAAAGAAAAAATAGATATGATATTTGAAACTAAAGTTTCTGATTTGATCACTAAATCTAATTCTAATAATAATTATAAAATTCAAGGTATTATAACTGACGATGGTGAAGAATATTATGGTGATAAGGTAGTGATTGTACCCGGAAGAGATGGCTCTGAATGGTTAACTAAAGTATTTGAAAAGTACGGGTTAGAAGTCAGTAGTAATCAAGTGGATGTAGGTGTTAGAGTTGAAACTCTAGATACAATTATGGAAGAGATTAATAAAAATTTATATGAAGGTAAGTTTATCTATAGGACTTCTGTTGGTACTACAGTCAGAAGTTTTTGTAGTAATCCCTCTGGGCATGTAGTAATTGAAAATCATAGTGGTGTAATGTTAGCAAATGGGCACGCTTATAAAGATAAAAGTCTAGGGAGTGAAAACACGAACTTTGCCCTATTAGTTTCACATAAGTTTTCATACCCCTTTAATAAACCAACTGAGTATGCTAAATCAATTTCAAAGCTTGCTAATGATTTATCAGAAGGCAGTGTCCTTATTCAAAGTTATGGTGATATTATAAAAGGCAGACGTTCTACAGAAAAACGAATCAATGAATGTTTTATTAAACCTACTCTTAAAGAAGCTGTTCCTGGTAATTTAGGTTTAGTTTTACCATATTCAACAATGATAAGTATTATTGAAATGATTGAGGCACTAGATAAAGTAACACCTGGGATAGCATCAGACCACACTTTATTATACGGAGTTGAAGCTAAATTTTACTCTTCTAGACCTATATTGAAAAATAACTTCGAAACTGAGATAGAAGGCTTATATGCTGGTGGTGACGGAGCTGGTATTACTAGAGGGCTTGCCCAGGCAGGCGCCTGTGGAGTAGCAATTGCACGAGATATTTCAAATAGAATTTAA
- a CDS encoding reverse transcriptase domain-containing protein: MSNVPLIPSTKGTPQGGYLSPLLSNIYLTSFDRLLEGKGHKFVRYADDCVIYVKSKRATERVMISCTKYLEEKLKLKVNREKSNTGSPLKREG, from the coding sequence ATGTCAAATGTGCCTTTGATCCCTTCTACCAAAGGCACCCCACAAGGTGGATACCTTTCACCACTACTCAGTAATATCTACCTCACTAGTTTTGATCGCCTACTTGAGGGTAAAGGACATAAATTTGTGAGGTACGCCGATGACTGTGTCATTTACGTCAAAAGTAAGAGAGCCACTGAAAGAGTAATGATCAGTTGTACAAAATACCTTGAAGAGAAATTAAAACTTAAGGTAAACCGAGAAAAGAGCAACACTGGTAGCCCGCTTAAGAGAGAAGGTTAG
- a CDS encoding group II intron maturase-specific domain-containing protein yields the protein MQQILKELKIFTTGWLSYFSIADMKNRITALNEWIRRRIRIYLWKQWKKISYCL from the coding sequence ATTCAACAGATACTTAAAGAGCTTAAAATATTCACTACAGGCTGGTTAAGCTATTTTTCCATTGCAGATATGAAGAATAGAATTACTGCCCTTAACGAATGGATTAGGCGTAGAATTCGAATCTACTTGTGGAAGCAGTGGAAGAAAATAAGTTATTGTTTATGA
- a CDS encoding DUF4367 domain-containing protein has protein sequence MTEQDNFEKLLADIERHRGKKKLNKVGKTLVSIVVFFVIINSFGFFDNQITALRSTFFEIISQEGSQVQYGWLSEELDEELKIDKLILPNYLPSGYELDEWDIEDETLENYRVTLFFSDGDKKIRLIQRKINEGTHLSAGFGEASTETTEINGEKGIIAFHENDYITVSFIDYRGIEHAIMGQITKNELLKIAESLN, from the coding sequence ATGACTGAACAAGATAATTTTGAAAAATTACTTGCCGATATAGAGAGACATAGGGGTAAGAAAAAGTTGAATAAAGTAGGCAAAACCTTAGTATCTATTGTAGTATTTTTTGTAATAATTAATTCATTCGGATTTTTCGATAACCAAATCACTGCTTTAAGATCAACTTTTTTTGAAATTATTAGCCAAGAGGGGTCTCAAGTGCAATATGGTTGGCTATCTGAAGAATTGGACGAGGAATTAAAAATAGATAAACTTATACTACCTAATTATCTCCCCTCAGGATACGAACTAGACGAATGGGATATTGAAGACGAAACCCTAGAAAATTATCGAGTTACTTTATTCTTTTCAGATGGAGATAAAAAAATACGCTTAATACAAAGGAAAATAAATGAAGGCACACATTTAAGTGCAGGGTTTGGAGAAGCATCAACTGAAACTACAGAAATAAATGGAGAAAAAGGGATCATTGCTTTCCATGAAAATGATTATATCACTGTTTCTTTTATTGATTATAGAGGGATTGAACATGCTATCATGGGGCAAATCACAAAAAACGAACTATTAAAAATAGCTGAATCACTAAATTAG